From the Thalassomonas actiniarum genome, the window TGACTTATTTTAACAGGTCTCCATCTGTCTACATCGTTGGCATTTGTACCTGGCCTAACCATACAAAAAATATGAAAGCTAACAGCATTCTGTTCGTATGTATCACAAGTTATGTGTTGCACGGGGGTATTGTTTCCAACATTTGGCACATTCATATTTTCATTTTGATGCATACCTTTAGAGACCACGATTTGATTATCTTTTGTACTTGACGTTCGTTCACTAAATTGACGCCATTTCGATTCTGGCTGTTCATAGGTTTTATTAAAACCATCAGCGTCTGTTGCGGGGAATTTAGTATTTATTGCATTAGCAGCTGCTGCCAAGCTGTTTTTGATTTGAGCTTCCGTTAAGACTGTATCGACATTAACGGGAGCATCCCAATTCTTATAAAATCCAATAGCCATTCTGTTTTTCCTCAGTTCTTTAAATATAAGTTTCAGCTTAAAAAATAAAAGCAGGGACTAATCGGCGAAACATAGGATTTTCATTTTTCTCCTACATAAACTTGCTGAAGCTTGAAGTTTTGAGGCTTATTCTGTTGCACCTAAGTTTAATCGTGTTAAGTTATTAGTTAATGAAATTTAAGGGGAAAAGTTCGGCTAGGTGTCGGAAGACAGCAACTAACGGAAATGATAAATGAGCTCTTTTAAAATCAATAGCATTAGCCCGTTAGGGCCGGATGATAGTCAATATTCAGTTGATATGATAGATACCATGTTTGCAGATAGCCTTTCTCGGGGGATGCAAAACGCCATTGTTTCTCAACAAAATGCACAAATGGCCTCCTCGGCATCGATAACGAATGCTTGTGCAAGAATTCTCCAGGCTCTTACAGCCCCGGCAATCACCGAAAAGCGGAAATGATAGACAGCGACTACAACTAAAAAGCCCGGTCAACGCCGGGCTTGTCTTATATCAGGTTGACCTTTAAGTGAGTGGGCAAGTTTAATAGCAAACTACTTGCGGCACCATATGATCTGTACTGCCGGTGAAAAGGACGCGACAACCGTATTCTCTCCCCGTTCCCCATCTGTAATCTTTAAAAGCAAAGCCTATATCGACAGCGGTTTCATAGTCTACGCGGCCACTCCAATATAATTCTGCCCTGCCGTCTTCCCCTGTTCTGTCTTTAAGCATTAAAACAACTTCGTTACCATCCGGGGTATGTCTGGATGCCCCAATAGGCATACCAGAATCTTTCATGTAAATTACCTCTATCGGCGCTCTGTCATTCGTGGATTTATTTTTTTCATTAGCCAGCATCTGTTTTGTCAATTCGCCGGATACACTACCAGCTACACCGCCGAAAACAGAATTCAGAAGAGCGGGTGCCCAGTTAGCGCTATTGCTGACATTGCTTGTTCCTCTTCCTGTATACCAGGGTCTAGTTTCAAGGTTATGTTCATTGTAAGCCATTGCCTCAGCGGCTTCTTGCCCAATCCTTTCAACCTCAGCATCTGATAATGATTCCGTGCAGCCCTGACAGCCAATGCTGCCTTCTATCACCCAGTAATCAGTCACTTGATCGGATACCTTGGCTTGCTTAATTCGCCAAACAACATTATTTCCATCGTTAGTAAAATATCTCAGTTGGATCGTTGGATATGAATAACCGTAACTAATACAGGTACTTTTTACCCTTTCATACGTTTGCAAGCTGCCGCATATTTCCGCTCTAGAGCCACCACCAGGCGGTGGCGGTGGTGGTGTTTGGATATCTTCAGCGATTGCCGGAAAGATTATGAGTAAACTCAGTACTGCGAAAATCCATTTCTTCATTTTTTTATCCTTAAAATGTGAACTCATGTCGGGGTTCACTTGCCGAGTAACTTAACGCGAATTGTTTTTAATCCTTTTCATCTGTTTATCTGCTTATCGGGATTAAAAGTCAAGATCATACAATAAGTATTATTAGTGAGTAATTACAGGCCATTACAACCCAAATCATAAAACGACCAGCTTTAGCTAAGAGTGACAGCTTGCTACAACTAACAGCTAATTAAAGCAATGGAAAGTACTAAACCTAGTGAAACAGTCTCCCCCCTTCTGTTTCAAATCTGATTCACGACCACCGGGCAGGTCGCATAGTTTCGTTCGAAAATTCTAGGATACCTGCAAAAAATGAAACACTTCCCTAGAGAAGTGTTTCATTTTTGATTTTGCTACTGAGTCTGTTTATTACGTAAGTATTCTAATTTTTTTCTTGTTATTTCGAAATCTGACTGAAATTGATTATTATTTGGAAATCTCTCAGCTAATGATTCTGCAACAGGATAACTTCTTTCATAATAGGTGATAGCCGTACCTATGTTTCCATTTACTGCTTCTAAATCGCCTATGCGCTCAAAGGCAACACTCAGGTCACGTTGCCACTGGGCATTGCCCGGGTCGGTTTTAGCCAGCTGCTCTGCTATTGACAAAGATGCCTGATAACTTTTCAGGGCCTGGCTCAGGTCGCCCTGTCGCTGCTGAACATCGCCTATATTGTCATAGGAAACACTCAGGTCACGTTGCCACTGGGCATTGCCAGGGTCGGTTTTGGCCAGCTGCTCCCTGATTGACAAAGATGCCTGATAACTTTTCAGGGCCTGGCTCAGGTCGCCCTGTCGCTGCTGAACATCGCCTATATTGTCATAGGAAACACTCAGGTCACGTTGCCACTGGGCATTGCCAGGGTCGGTTTTCGCCAGCTGCTCTGCTATTGACAAAGATGCCTGATAACTTTTCAGGGCCTGGCTCAGGTTGCCCTGTCGCTGCTGAACATCGCCTATTTTGTTATAGGAAACACTCAGGTCACGTTGCCACTGGGCATTGCCAGGGTCGGTTTTCGCCAGCTGCTCTGCTATTGACAAAGATGCCTGATAACTTTTCAGGGCCTGGCTCAGGTTGCCCTGTCGCTGCTGAACATCGCCTATTTTGTTATAGGAAACACTCAGGTCACGTTGCCACTGGGCATTGCCAGGGTCGGTTTTCGCCAGCTGCTCCCTGATTGACAAAGATGCCTGATAACTTTTCAGGGGCTGGCTCAGGTCGCCCTGTCGCTGCTGAACATCGCCTATTTTGTTATAGGAAACACTCAGGTCACGTTGCCACTGGGCATTGCCAGGGTCGGTTTTAGCCAGCTGCTCCGCTATTGACAAAGATGCCTGATAACTTTTCAGGGCCTGGCTCAGGTCGCCCTGTCGCTGCTGAACATCGCCTATTTTTTCATAGGAAACACTCAGGTCACGTTGCCACTGGGCATTGCCAGGGTCGGTTTTAGCCAGCTGCTCCCTGATTGACAAAGATGCCTGATAACTTTTCAGGGCCTGGCTCAGGTCGCCCTGTCGCTGCTGAACATCGCCTATTTTGTTATAGGAAACACTCAGGTCACGTTGCCACTGGGCATTGCCAGGGTCGGTTTTAGCCAGCTGCTCTGCTATTGACAAAGATGCCTGATAACTTTTCAGGGCCTGGCTCAGGTCGCCCTGTCGCTGCTGAACATCGCCTATTTTGTTATAGGAAACACTCAGGTCACGTTGCCACTGGGCATTGCCAGGGTCGGTTTTGGCCAGCTGCTCCCTGATTGACAAAGATGCCTGATAACTTTTCAGGGCCTGGCTCAGGTCGCCCTGTCGCTGCTGAACATCGCCTATATTGTCATAGGAAACACTCAGGTCACGTTGCCACTGGGCATTGCCAGGGTCGGTTTTAGCCAGCTGCTCCCTGATTGACAAAGATGCCTGATAACTTTTCAGGGCCTGGCTCAGGTCGCCCTGTCGCTGCTGAACATCGCCTATTTTGTTATAGGAAACACTCAGGTCACGTTGCCACTGGGCATTGCCAGGGTCGGTTTTGGCCAGCTGCTCCCTGATTGACAAAGATGCCTGATAACTTTTCAGGGCCTGGCTCAGGTCGCCCTGTCGCTGCTGAACATCGCCTATATTGTCATAGGAAACACTCAGGTCACGTTGCCACTGGGCATTGCCAGGGTCGGTTTTGGCCAGCTGCTCTGCTATTGACAAAGATGCCTGATAACTTTTCAGGGCCTGGCTCAGGTCGCCCTGTCGCTGCTGAACATAACCTATTTCATCAAATAAAACGCTTTTATCTCTTAGTGATTGAGGTGTTAAATTATTAAAGACTGTTTGAAAGGTTTTCAATGCAAGTGGGAGTGACCCATTGCGTTGATATAATCTACCTAAGTAAATATTGTCCCAAACAGTTGCACTGTTTAAAGCAGCTAGTTTTTCATATGCTTCAATAGCTAGTTTTGTATCAACATTGTAAGCAAGAACACCAATGCGTCGCCATTGCTTAGCTGTGTCAGAAGAAGCTTTTTCGGCATGCCGGGTTAATATTATTAGTGCGTTGTCGATTTCACCTTTTTCAATTAAAGCAATCGCTGTTAATTCAGTATCATCACCTTGCTGTACCGCTTCTTGAATAGTTGATTTAGTGTCTTCCTTGAGTTTTTCATTATCTATTTTATGTTTACTAATTAATTTTGAAAAAGCTTTATTCGTTAATTCATCTTGCAAGAGCTTTAGTTGTGAAATCTGTTTTTCGGAGAGATGACCTTCTTTTTTTAAATCACGCAGGTATTGGATTAAAGCTAAATCTTGTTGATCGGGGAACTTTACTTGACAAAAAGACAGCTTATCTTTGTCCCATGCCACAGAAAGCAAATCACAGATAAATAACTTACCTTGAGTTGTTATTGTGCCATACCAAGTAAAAAAAGTGGCGATAGCTATCGCTGCTGCTGTTAATTTACCCCAATTGTGTTTAATAAAACTAAACCTTGCAGAATGTTCTGTAGTTTCATCCATTTTGCGTAATTTCCTTTTATTTTGGGGCGTTACACGGATATCATCGAATGTTTTTTCATCAATTGCAAGCTGAGATTATATCACCATAGTTACTATCACCACATATATAGTCAACACGCTTTACCTCATGCAATTTCAATAAAACTAATAGCCTCAACATTGCTACCGATAATAGCAAACAGACCTGAAATAAAACTAAACATGAGAAATTGAAACACTTTAACTGAGTCTCAACCACATC encodes:
- a CDS encoding RebB family R body protein yields the protein MSSFKINSISPLGPDDSQYSVDMIDTMFADSLSRGMQNAIVSQQNAQMASSASITNACARILQALTAPAITEKRK
- a CDS encoding tetratricopeptide repeat protein is translated as MKTFQTVFNNLTPQSLRDKSVLFDEIGYVQQRQGDLSQALKSYQASLSIAEQLAKTDPGNAQWQRDLSVSYDNIGDVQQRQGDLSQALKSYQASLSIREQLAKTDPGNAQWQRDLSVSYNKIGDVQQRQGDLSQALKSYQASLSIREQLAKTDPGNAQWQRDLSVSYDNIGDVQQRQGDLSQALKSYQASLSIREQLAKTDPGNAQWQRDLSVSYNKIGDVQQRQGDLSQALKSYQASLSIAEQLAKTDPGNAQWQRDLSVSYNKIGDVQQRQGDLSQALKSYQASLSIREQLAKTDPGNAQWQRDLSVSYEKIGDVQQRQGDLSQALKSYQASLSIAEQLAKTDPGNAQWQRDLSVSYNKIGDVQQRQGDLSQPLKSYQASLSIREQLAKTDPGNAQWQRDLSVSYNKIGDVQQRQGNLSQALKSYQASLSIAEQLAKTDPGNAQWQRDLSVSYNKIGDVQQRQGNLSQALKSYQASLSIAEQLAKTDPGNAQWQRDLSVSYDNIGDVQQRQGDLSQALKSYQASLSIREQLAKTDPGNAQWQRDLSVSYDNIGDVQQRQGDLSQALKSYQASLSIAEQLAKTDPGNAQWQRDLSVAFERIGDLEAVNGNIGTAITYYERSYPVAESLAERFPNNNQFQSDFEITRKKLEYLRNKQTQ